In Oncorhynchus mykiss isolate Arlee chromosome 1, USDA_OmykA_1.1, whole genome shotgun sequence, the following proteins share a genomic window:
- the LOC118966736 gene encoding myosin heavy chain, fast skeletal muscle-like: protein MRPQQPLCARSRPTVWLSSGEQIDNLQRVKQKLEKEKSEYKMEIDDLSSNMEAVAKTKGNLEKMCRTLEDQLSELKTKNDENARQVNDISGQRARLLTENGEFGRQLEEKEALVSQLTRGKQAFTQQVEELKRLIEEEVKAKNALAHGVQSARHDCDLLREQFEEEQEAKAELQRGMSKANSEVAQWRTKYETDAIQRTEELEEAKKKLAQRLQEAEETIEATNSKCASLEKTKQRLQGEVEDLMIDVEGANAMAANQYLKLADQLYK, encoded by the exons ATGAGGCCACAGCAGCCGCTCTGCGCAAGAAGCAGACCGACAGTGTGGCTGAGCTCGGGGGAGCAGATCGACAACCTGCAGCGCGTCAAGCagaagctggagaaggagaagagcgaGTACAAGATGGAGATTGATGACCTCTCCAGCAACATGGAGGCTGTCGCCAAGACTAAG GGCAATCTGGAGAAGATGTGCCGTACTCTTGAGGACCAGCTGAGCGAGCTCAAGACTAAGAATGATGAGAATGCTCGTCAGGTCAACGACATCAGCGGACAGAGGGCCAGACTCCTGACAGAAAATG GTGAGTTTGGCCgccagctggaggagaaggaaGCCCTGGTGTCTCAGCTGACCAGAGGCAAACAGGCCTTCACCCagcaggtggaggagctgaagagaCTGATTGAGGAGGAGGTCAAG GCTAAAAACGCACTGGCCCATGGTGTCCAGTCTGCCCGCCATGACTGTGATCTCCTGAGAGAGCAGtttgaggaggagcaggaggccaAGGCAGAGCTGCAGCGCGGCATGTCCAAGGCCAACAGTGAGGTGGCTCAGTGGAGGACTAAGTATGAAACTGATGCCATCCAACGcacagaggagctggaggaggccaA GAAGAAGCTGGCCCAGCGTCTGCAGGAGGCTGAGGAGACCATTGAGGCGACCAACTCAAAGTGTGCCTCCCTGGAGAAGACCAAGCAGAGActgcagggagaggtggaggacctGATGATTGACGTTGAGGGAGCCAACGCCATGGCCGCCAACCAATATTTGAAACTG GCAGACCAGTTGTATAAGTGA
- the LOC118966737 gene encoding myosin-6-like, with protein MVAMVQEKNDLALQVASDSENLNDAEERCEGLIKSKIQLEAKLKETTERLEDEEEMNAELTAKKRKLEDECSELKKDIDDLELTLAKVEKEKHATENKVKNLTEEMASMDESVAKLTKEKKVLQEAHQQTLDNLQAKYTVHAIIM; from the exons ATGGTGGCCATGGTGCAGGAGAAGAATGACCTGGCGCTTCAAGTCGCATCT GATTCAGAGAATCTGAACGATGCTGAGGAAAGGTGCGAGGGGCTCATCAAGAGCAAGATCCAGCTGGAGGCCAAACTCAAAGAGACGACTGAGaggctggaggatgaggaggagatgaaTGCTGAGTTGACTGCCAAGAAGAGGAAGCTGGAGGACGagtgctctgagctgaagaaggaCATTGATGACCTGGAGCTCACCTTGGCCAAAGTGGAGAAGGAGAAGCACGCCACTGAAAACAAG GTTAAAAACCTGACAGAGGAGATGGCGTCTATGGATGAGAGTGTTGCCAAGCTGACCAAGGAGAAGAAAGTCCTCCAAGAGGCCCACCAGCAGACACTGGACAACCTGCAGgctaaatatacagtacatgctaTTATTATGTAG